The following proteins are encoded in a genomic region of Natrinema sp. DC36:
- a CDS encoding aminomethyltransferase family protein codes for MSIIESIHEDHGATFGERADRRIVEHYGRPERTHRAVRNGVGLLEFAYGVVVVEGGDRVEYVDNVVSNRVPAEDGQGCYALVLDPQGGIDVELYVYNAGERLLLFTQPEAAEPLAEEWGEKVFIQDVDIRVATDDYAVFGIHGPHATEKIASVLNGAGSPDERYSFVRGTMGDEGVSVIRTDALTGEESYEVICAADDAAAVHDTLLNQGLNAAPFGYRTFESLALEAGSPLFHTELEGTLPNVLGLRNALDFEKGCYVGQEVVSRVENRGQPSRRLVGLTLAGEAVPESGAAVFAGDASVGEVTRAGESPMLGDVIALAIVDYGLEADELTVRVGGEEVDATLTNLPFVDGSDRSDRLPEYL; via the coding sequence ATGAGTATCATCGAGTCGATCCACGAGGATCACGGGGCGACGTTCGGCGAGCGCGCCGACCGACGGATCGTCGAACACTACGGGCGACCCGAGCGAACCCATCGCGCGGTCCGCAACGGCGTCGGCCTACTCGAGTTCGCCTACGGCGTGGTCGTCGTCGAGGGCGGGGACCGCGTCGAGTACGTCGATAACGTCGTGTCGAATCGCGTCCCCGCGGAAGACGGGCAGGGCTGTTACGCGCTCGTGCTCGATCCCCAGGGCGGGATCGACGTGGAACTGTACGTCTACAACGCGGGCGAACGGCTGCTACTCTTCACGCAGCCCGAGGCCGCCGAACCGCTCGCCGAGGAGTGGGGCGAGAAGGTGTTCATTCAGGACGTCGACATTCGGGTCGCGACGGACGACTATGCGGTCTTCGGGATCCACGGGCCACACGCCACCGAAAAGATCGCGAGCGTGCTCAACGGTGCCGGCTCGCCCGACGAACGCTACTCCTTCGTCCGCGGGACGATGGGCGACGAGGGGGTCTCCGTCATCCGGACCGACGCGCTCACCGGCGAGGAGAGCTACGAAGTGATCTGCGCCGCAGACGACGCCGCAGCCGTCCACGACACGCTGCTCAATCAGGGGCTCAATGCCGCCCCCTTCGGCTATCGCACCTTCGAGAGCCTCGCGCTCGAGGCCGGCTCGCCGCTCTTTCACACCGAACTCGAGGGGACGCTCCCGAACGTGCTCGGCCTGCGAAACGCGCTCGACTTCGAGAAGGGGTGTTACGTCGGGCAGGAGGTCGTCTCGCGCGTGGAGAACCGCGGCCAGCCGAGCCGACGGCTCGTCGGATTGACCTTGGCGGGCGAGGCCGTCCCCGAATCCGGCGCGGCAGTCTTCGCCGGCGACGCGTCGGTCGGCGAGGTGACCCGCGCGGGCGAGAGCCCGATGCTCGGGGACGTCATCGCGCTCGCGATCGTCGACTACGGGCTCGAGGCAGACGAGCTGACGGTTCGAGTCGGCGGCGAAGAAGTCGATGCGACCCTGACCAACCTGCCCTTCGTCGACGGCTCGGATCGGTCGGATCGGCTGCCCGAGTATCTGTAG
- a CDS encoding helix-hairpin-helix domain-containing protein — protein sequence MSQSESPIRAMFDAQRTAVKQSQQLFKQGMATQRNVDTMALTGIKGQKSLQRQQLELAQAATHGYLSATAAMLPSDDAPEAHRTIDETFEQLKSTHAEFYDALERELERDVDSANELSEEFVDALDEQTDQFLEITRSVEDQTVQNVDEFSGQLREQLERTQELQDQLEDQLEEQTGGVEELLEQQADQIEQFQQQLEAQTEAVTQQIPVQGGDEPHTKIETDPEHTLESVEGIDADVREQLSEAGIVTIDDLTRASAGAVAEAADISESQAEEWIEQAEA from the coding sequence ATGAGTCAATCAGAATCCCCCATCCGAGCGATGTTCGACGCGCAGCGAACCGCGGTCAAACAGAGCCAGCAGCTGTTCAAGCAGGGAATGGCCACGCAGCGAAACGTCGACACGATGGCCCTCACCGGGATCAAAGGCCAGAAGTCGCTTCAGCGCCAGCAACTCGAGCTCGCGCAGGCGGCGACCCACGGCTATCTCAGTGCAACGGCGGCGATGCTACCGAGCGACGACGCCCCCGAGGCCCACCGGACCATCGACGAGACCTTCGAGCAGCTGAAATCGACCCACGCGGAGTTCTACGACGCACTCGAGCGCGAACTCGAGCGAGACGTCGACTCCGCGAACGAGCTTTCCGAAGAGTTCGTCGACGCGCTCGACGAGCAGACCGACCAGTTCCTCGAAATCACGCGCTCCGTCGAGGACCAGACGGTCCAGAACGTCGACGAGTTTTCGGGACAGCTCCGCGAGCAACTCGAGCGGACCCAGGAGCTACAGGATCAACTCGAGGACCAGCTCGAGGAACAGACCGGCGGCGTCGAGGAACTCCTCGAGCAGCAGGCCGACCAGATCGAGCAGTTCCAGCAGCAACTCGAAGCACAGACCGAGGCGGTCACCCAGCAGATTCCGGTTCAGGGGGGCGACGAGCCGCACACGAAGATCGAAACCGATCCGGAGCACACCCTCGAGTCCGTCGAGGGAATCGACGCGGACGTCCGCGAACAGCTCTCGGAGGCCGGCATCGTGACGATCGACGACCTCACGCGCGCCAGTGCCGGGGCCGTCGCCGAGGCCGCCGATATCTCGGAGAGCCAGGCCGAGGAGTGGATCGAGCAGGCCGAGGCCTGA
- the lrp gene encoding HTH-type transcriptional regulator Lrp translates to MTYENLDAKLVNSLLGDGRASLRSLAEELDVSVTTVSNHLSTLEDEGVIQGYTPRVDYDAAGFDVTAVIQLQVEGNALPDVTETLRDHRQMTSVYEVTGDYDVIAIGKFEDTDGMNEQIKQLLTDPDIKASNTSVVLNAVSENEQFDLEVDEDE, encoded by the coding sequence ATGACGTACGAAAATCTCGACGCAAAACTAGTGAATTCACTCCTCGGCGACGGCCGAGCGAGCCTGCGAAGCCTCGCCGAAGAACTCGACGTCTCGGTGACGACCGTCTCGAATCACCTCTCCACGCTGGAAGACGAGGGCGTCATTCAGGGCTACACCCCCCGCGTCGATTACGACGCGGCCGGGTTCGACGTGACTGCCGTTATCCAGTTACAGGTCGAGGGGAACGCGCTGCCCGACGTCACGGAAACGCTGCGCGACCACCGCCAGATGACCAGCGTCTACGAGGTCACCGGCGATTACGACGTGATCGCCATCGGCAAGTTCGAAGACACCGACGGCATGAACGAGCAGATCAAACAGCTGCTGACCGATCCCGATATCAAGGCCTCGAACACCAGCGTCGTCCTCAACGCCGTGAGCGAGAACGAGCAGTTCGACCTCGAGGTCGACGAGGACGAGTAA
- a CDS encoding metallophosphoesterase, with product MLVLGDAHASDPDRCEILLELYRTLEPDRVLQLGDLERYDLPAPTWFIAGNNEDFDVIDALRAGERPAETNNVHLLASTAATVDGLRVAGLSGNFAPTRYDLPRDELVGERRRHFTHEDVDRAAELEDIDIFLTHEAPHGLLSYGYDPGCTHVDDLLEALSPDLCLVGHHHRHREAEIGGIRVVSLAPAWERYYTLDPETLALESHEHDLSGGD from the coding sequence ATGCTCGTCCTCGGCGACGCCCACGCGTCCGACCCCGACCGGTGTGAGATCCTGCTCGAACTCTATCGAACCCTCGAGCCCGACCGGGTGCTCCAGCTCGGCGACCTCGAGCGATACGACCTGCCGGCGCCGACGTGGTTCATCGCGGGCAACAACGAGGACTTCGACGTGATCGACGCGCTACGGGCCGGCGAGCGCCCCGCGGAAACGAACAACGTGCACCTCCTCGCGAGCACGGCGGCGACGGTCGACGGCCTTCGCGTGGCCGGCCTCTCGGGCAACTTCGCTCCCACGAGGTACGACCTGCCGCGAGACGAACTCGTCGGCGAGCGCCGGCGGCACTTCACCCACGAGGACGTCGACCGAGCCGCCGAGCTCGAGGACATAGACATCTTCCTCACGCACGAAGCGCCCCACGGCCTGCTGTCCTACGGGTACGACCCCGGCTGTACGCACGTCGACGACCTGCTCGAGGCGCTCTCGCCCGACCTCTGTCTGGTCGGCCACCACCACCGCCATCGCGAAGCCGAGATCGGGGGGATCAGAGTCGTGAGTCTCGCGCCCGCCTGGGAGCGATACTACACGCTCGATCCCGAGACGCTGGCGCTCGAGAGCCACGAGCACGACCTGTCGGGAGGCGACTGA
- the glnA gene encoding type I glutamate--ammonia ligase: MTSGNLTDAEQAVLDEIEEQDVDFLRLQFTDILGTVKNVSVPARQAEKAFAEGIYFDGSSIEGFVRIQESDMRLKPDPDTFAVLPWRQKEESAAARMICDVYDTSTGEPFEGDPRRVLKNALDRANEMGYTVNAAPEPEFFLFEEDEEGRATTKTNDAGGYFDLAPKDLASDVRRDIIYGLENMGFEVEASHHEVAEGQHEINFTYDDALTTADNVGTFRTVVRAIAAQHDLHATFMPKPIPRINGSGMHTHLSLFTEDGENAFHDDDDEFNLSDEAHAFTAGILEHAPAITAIANPTVNSYKRLVPGYEAPVYVAWSDRNRSSLIRKPAARTPAASRVELRSPDPSCNAYLALAVMIHAGLDGIENDLDCPDPVRENIYEFDEAKREEYGIETLPANLGEAVDALEEDEAIYNALGDHVGPKFVEAKRQEFEDYLVDVSDWELDRYLETF, from the coding sequence ATGACAAGCGGAAACCTCACTGACGCCGAACAGGCGGTACTGGACGAGATCGAGGAGCAAGACGTCGACTTCCTCCGACTGCAGTTTACCGACATTCTGGGAACGGTCAAGAACGTCTCCGTGCCGGCCCGACAGGCCGAGAAGGCGTTCGCCGAAGGGATCTACTTCGACGGTTCCTCTATCGAAGGCTTCGTTCGCATTCAGGAGTCGGACATGCGGCTCAAGCCCGATCCGGACACGTTCGCGGTTCTCCCGTGGCGACAGAAAGAGGAGAGCGCGGCCGCCCGAATGATCTGTGACGTCTACGACACCTCCACGGGCGAGCCCTTCGAGGGCGACCCGCGCCGCGTCCTCAAGAACGCGCTCGACCGCGCCAACGAGATGGGCTATACCGTCAACGCCGCGCCCGAACCGGAGTTCTTCCTCTTCGAGGAGGACGAGGAGGGCCGCGCGACGACCAAAACCAACGATGCCGGCGGCTACTTCGACCTCGCGCCGAAAGACCTCGCGAGCGACGTTCGACGCGACATCATCTACGGCCTCGAGAACATGGGCTTCGAGGTGGAGGCGAGCCACCACGAGGTCGCCGAGGGCCAACACGAGATCAACTTCACCTACGACGACGCCCTGACGACGGCCGACAACGTCGGCACCTTCCGCACCGTCGTCCGCGCCATCGCCGCACAGCACGATCTCCACGCGACGTTCATGCCCAAGCCGATCCCGCGAATCAACGGCTCGGGGATGCACACGCACCTCTCCCTGTTCACCGAGGACGGCGAGAACGCGTTCCACGACGACGACGACGAGTTCAACCTGAGCGACGAGGCCCACGCGTTTACCGCCGGTATCCTCGAGCACGCGCCGGCGATCACGGCGATCGCGAACCCGACGGTCAACAGCTATAAGCGACTGGTGCCGGGCTACGAGGCGCCGGTCTACGTCGCCTGGTCCGATCGCAACCGCTCGTCACTGATCCGCAAGCCGGCGGCGCGAACGCCTGCGGCCTCGCGCGTCGAACTGCGCTCGCCGGATCCGTCCTGTAACGCCTACCTCGCACTCGCCGTCATGATCCACGCCGGACTCGACGGCATCGAGAATGACCTCGACTGTCCCGACCCGGTTCGCGAGAACATCTACGAGTTCGACGAAGCGAAACGCGAGGAGTACGGCATCGAGACGCTGCCGGCGAACCTCGGCGAGGCAGTCGACGCCCTCGAGGAAGACGAAGCGATCTACAACGCGCTCGGCGACCACGTCGGACCGAAGTTCGTCGAGGCAAAGCGCCAGGAGTTCGAGGACTACCTCGTCGACGTCTCCGACTGGGAACTCGACCGCTACCTCGAGACGTTCTGA
- the pdhA gene encoding pyruvate dehydrogenase (acetyl-transferring) E1 component subunit alpha — translation MSGDVLEPALLERDPDDRIRILDADGTVVAPGLEPDLEPETLRSMYRDMRFSRRFDERMISLQRQGRLGTYSSLAGQEGSQIGSTYALADDDLLSFQYREHGTLAARGLPWEYLLYWMGHEDGNAALADIEVFPLNISIAGHLPHAVGWAWAAKLNGDERVGVVHFGDGSTSEGDFHEAMNFAGVFDTPTVFFCNNNQWAISVPRERQTASATIAQKARAYGFAGVQVDGMDPLATYVVTAAARKNALEADGDRLRPTLIEAVQYRYGAHTTADDPSVYRDDEEVERWRERDPIDRFEAYLRNDGVLDDDRIDAIETEIEETLATLVERAEGVDGDPSEMFEYTYAERTPRLEDQRDYLADLRERHGDEALLEDE, via the coding sequence ATGTCAGGAGACGTCCTCGAGCCTGCTCTCCTCGAGCGGGACCCGGACGATCGGATCCGAATCCTCGACGCCGACGGGACCGTCGTCGCTCCCGGACTAGAACCCGACCTCGAGCCGGAGACTCTGCGGTCGATGTACCGGGACATGCGGTTTTCCCGGCGGTTCGACGAGCGGATGATCAGCCTCCAGCGGCAGGGTCGACTGGGGACGTACTCCTCGCTGGCCGGCCAGGAAGGGTCTCAGATCGGCTCGACGTACGCGCTGGCTGACGACGACCTGCTCTCCTTTCAGTACCGGGAACACGGCACGCTGGCCGCGCGAGGGCTCCCCTGGGAGTACCTGCTGTACTGGATGGGCCACGAGGACGGCAACGCCGCGCTGGCGGACATCGAGGTCTTTCCGCTGAACATCTCGATCGCCGGCCACCTTCCGCACGCGGTGGGCTGGGCGTGGGCGGCGAAGCTGAACGGCGACGAGCGCGTGGGTGTCGTCCACTTCGGCGACGGGTCGACCTCCGAAGGCGACTTCCACGAGGCGATGAACTTCGCGGGCGTGTTCGACACGCCGACGGTCTTTTTCTGCAACAACAACCAGTGGGCCATTTCGGTCCCGCGCGAACGACAGACCGCGAGCGCGACGATCGCCCAAAAGGCCCGCGCCTACGGCTTCGCAGGCGTTCAGGTTGATGGCATGGACCCGCTCGCAACCTACGTCGTCACGGCCGCTGCGCGGAAGAACGCGCTCGAGGCCGACGGCGACCGGTTGCGACCGACGCTGATCGAGGCGGTGCAGTACCGCTACGGCGCGCACACGACGGCGGACGATCCCAGCGTCTACCGGGACGACGAGGAGGTCGAGCGCTGGCGCGAACGCGATCCGATCGACCGGTTCGAGGCGTACCTGCGGAACGACGGTGTCCTCGACGACGACCGAATTGACGCGATCGAGACCGAGATCGAAGAGACGCTCGCGACGCTGGTCGAGCGCGCCGAAGGCGTCGACGGGGATCCCAGTGAGATGTTCGAGTACACGTACGCGGAGCGGACCCCGCGACTCGAGGACCAACGAGACTACCTCGCCGACCTGCGGGAGCGCCACGGCGACGAGGCGTTACTCGAGGACGAGTAA
- a CDS encoding helix-turn-helix domain-containing protein, translating to MTTNDTSQEAISLLQDLGLQEYEARCFIALNKLPNGTAKDIHEISEVPRTRVYDAIRVLESQGLVEVQHTSPQVYRAVGIEEATQTLRQKYEDRIATLETHLENTEVKDIEENDHIQEVWSLTGHDAIESRTIDLIREAESEIAFLVVDEDILSETLLESLQTAAQNDISVVLGGQTETITETLGAETSTTRVFETGLDWLTGSASDNEVAISRILLVDRETLLIGSYYPNTPGGKTKEQAVFARGLENGIVVLLRRLVTAGLPQIKDPGH from the coding sequence ATGACAACAAACGACACATCACAAGAAGCGATTAGCCTGTTACAGGACCTCGGGCTCCAGGAGTACGAAGCGCGCTGTTTTATAGCGTTGAACAAACTGCCGAACGGGACGGCGAAGGACATTCACGAGATCTCCGAGGTCCCGCGGACGAGAGTGTACGATGCGATTCGCGTCCTCGAGTCCCAGGGCCTGGTCGAAGTACAACACACGAGTCCGCAGGTGTACCGCGCCGTCGGAATCGAAGAGGCGACACAGACTCTGCGACAGAAGTACGAGGATCGGATCGCGACCCTCGAGACGCATCTCGAGAACACGGAAGTGAAAGACATCGAAGAGAACGACCACATTCAGGAGGTCTGGTCACTGACCGGCCACGACGCGATCGAATCACGGACGATCGACCTGATCAGGGAGGCGGAGTCCGAGATCGCGTTCCTCGTCGTCGACGAAGACATTCTGTCCGAGACGCTCCTCGAGAGCTTGCAGACGGCGGCACAGAACGACATCTCGGTCGTCCTGGGCGGACAGACGGAAACGATTACCGAGACGCTCGGTGCCGAGACCTCGACGACCCGCGTGTTCGAAACCGGTCTCGACTGGCTTACCGGCTCCGCGAGCGATAACGAAGTCGCGATCAGTCGCATACTACTCGTCGACCGCGAGACGCTCCTGATCGGGTCGTACTATCCGAACACGCCCGGCGGCAAGACGAAAGAGCAAGCCGTCTTCGCCCGCGGCCTCGAGAACGGGATCGTCGTCCTGCTTCGCCGACTGGTGACGGCGGGGTTACCCCAGATCAAGGATCCGGGGCACTGA
- a CDS encoding gamma carbonic anhydrase family protein, whose product MVDSRRYEFEGERPTIDDGARVSSEATLVGDVRVEADASVWPGVVLRGDIGPVHIGRETHVGDNATIHASRLEAEVMVGHGAVLNETTVEERALVGFNATLNSDVTIGSGSIVAAGTVIPDGYSIPPESFVRGVPAEITPLAETGIDAAEILEEFSSGDYTNLAQRHEELFE is encoded by the coding sequence ATGGTCGACAGCAGACGCTACGAATTCGAAGGGGAGCGGCCGACGATCGACGACGGGGCACGGGTGAGCAGTGAGGCGACCCTCGTCGGCGACGTCCGAGTCGAAGCGGACGCGAGCGTCTGGCCCGGCGTCGTCCTTCGAGGAGACATCGGCCCCGTCCACATCGGTCGGGAGACGCACGTCGGCGACAACGCCACGATTCACGCGTCACGGCTCGAGGCCGAGGTCATGGTCGGACACGGTGCCGTGCTCAACGAAACGACCGTCGAGGAACGGGCGCTGGTCGGGTTCAACGCGACGCTCAACTCCGACGTCACGATCGGCAGCGGGAGCATCGTCGCCGCGGGGACCGTCATTCCCGACGGCTACTCGATCCCGCCCGAGTCGTTCGTCCGCGGCGTTCCGGCGGAGATCACGCCGCTCGCGGAGACGGGGATCGACGCGGCGGAGATCCTCGAGGAGTTTTCCTCGGGTGACTACACGAACCTGGCCCAGCGCCACGAGGAACTGTTCGAATGA